TGGGCTGTTCGCCAACGGCATTGGCCTTGACCGCTGTGCGCTCTTCTTCATTCTCAATCACCTTGCGAAAACGTTCAAGATCTTCGGCAATCGCCTTTTGGGGATCATTGCCAAACAATTTGGCGACAGCCTCGCCAACCGCGCCTGCTGGTGGTTGATAATCAAGTTGCACCCGAACTTCAGTTTGTTCATCGCTCAAGGCATTAAATTCAACCCGCCCTTGATTGGGCAAGGTGGAGTTGGGCAACGAACGCCAAGCGATATATTCATTCAGTTTGGCATCAGCAATTTCAGCATCCCACGAAATGCTCAAGCCCAGCGGAGCCTTGGCTTCCCAGTGGCTCGTACCATTTTGAAACATCTTGACGCTATTGAGGTAATGCATAAATTTAGGCAAGTTTTCAAAATTACCCCAAAAGCGAAACACCTCGGCGACTGGCTGATCAACCGTAATTGTCTGCTCAACGCTGATCGCCTTGGCTTGGTCTACGCCAGCTTGATCGGCATTGGTATGGTTGGTAGGAATTGGAATCCGTGGAGTTGCTGGGGCTGCGGGTTTGCTCCACATGGCTTCGGTCGTTGGCTCAGCAGTATTGATATTGAGTGCACTATAGGCTGGGCAATGGCCAGTCAAGCCGCGCCACAAGAGCGGCGCACCACCAGCAATCGCGACCAAACTTACTGGCAAATGCCGACGCATAATCCCAAACGCAACCAAAGCGCTGCCGCTTGCTACCGAAAGCAAACGCTCAGTTTGATGCACATTTTTCTCAGTAGCCATCCGAAAACTCCTTCACTAGCAGGCTATTGCAATCTACTGAGCACTATCGCAAGTTGCGTACCACAGATTTGATCCACGAAGCTACACGAAGGACGCGAAGCGCATGAAGGGACGAAACCACGAAGGACGCGAAGAGCACGAAGAATAAGGGCAAAAGTTAACGCCCAGTTTGAAGTTTATCAAGCAACCACTGGCTGCCACCAATTGTACTTTTAGGGGGTGCAGGGGGATTAAAGCCCCCTGCGTTTCCCGCCTCGAGGCGGGACGGAAGGGTGGTGATCGTTAAATACTTGGTTAAAAGGCTTCGCTTGAAAAGCGATGACTCCCACATTTCCCTCTGGCGAAGGGACGGAAGGATGGCGAACTATAAAAACAGACTAATCAATCTGGCTCAATTGATTATCTTGCCATTTGATATGGCCGCGCAGCAGCAACGAGGCCGAGCGCAGCTTGTAAATCATATCGTTGATAAAGTTGCGCATAATGCGATAGCCAATTGCGGTGTTGGTGTCGCAGAGCGTCGAAAGTTCTGGCCCATTAATCACTAACAAGGTGGTTGGATTCATGCTGGCAACCGCCGTAGCTGAACGGCTGCCGCCGCCAAGCATGGCAATCTCGCCAAAGGCTTGGCCTTCATAGGCGGTGTTAATCGTTGATAAGCGCTGTTGGCCGTCGGAGCCACGCGTTTGGACTTGAATTTCCACAGCACCATCGTGAACAACATACAAATCATCGCCGTCACTATCTTCGCGGAAGATAATTTGGCCTTTTTTGGCCTTGGCAACTTTGCACAATTGGGCAATCTGGCTTAGCTCAAGGTCGCTCAGCCCAGCAAAAATATCGACGCGCCGTAACACTGCAATCACACTACTATTCATCGTTCCTCCGGCCTGGTTGGGGCGAGAATAAAAAGGCATCGAGATCGAGGGTGGTTTGGGTTGTGTTGGTTTCATGCTTTTCAGGAATAAAGCGCGGAATGGCGATGCAAAAGCGTGCGCCGCCGCTCGGAGCGCTATCAACCCAAATTCGCCCATTGTGCAGTGTAATAATTTCGCGACATAAATACAAGCCTAAACCTAAACCTTCAGTGCTTGCCCCAGTCCGGCGAATCCCCGGTACTCTGTAGTAGCGTTCGAATAAACGTTCGCGTTGGCCTTGTGGAATGCCTGGCCCTTGATCGTCAACTTGAACATAGCCAAATTGTTCATCGCTAAAAACCTGAACCCAAATCTGGGTTTGTTGCGGGCTATAGCGAATTGCATTGGTCAGAAAATTGGTAGCAACTTGGCGCAATTTCAGCGAATCGCCATAGACTACGCTAGGGTTGAGTTGCTCAAAATGCAGAGTATGGTTGTTGGCAGTTTGGCGTGCATGCGTCACAACCGAATCAAGCAAGATACCCAAATCAACCGCATCAAGCTGAATCGTATAGCGCTCGGCATCAATTCGTGAAACATCAAGCAAATTATCGACCAGCTGCACCATAATATTCACTTGTTGGCTCAGCGTGATAAAACCACGCAAATCACGGCCTTCGCTGGCTTGCTTCAACTCGCGGCGCAGCAACAAATCGCTGTAGCCTTTGATTGCCGCCAGTGGTGAGCGCAATTCGTGGGCAGCGACCGCCAAAAACTCATCTTTGGCCTCTTCCAAACGGCGTTGCTCGGTAATATCGCGAAACACAATTACCGCACCATCAAACGACGTTTCAGTACTATCAATTAATACTGAGCGGCGCAATGGTGCACCGCTGAAGCTCAACACCACATCTTGATCTTGGCTGCCTGGCACGATTAACCGATAATCACGAAAAACCTCGCCAGCCAAAGCGCGGGCAAATGGCAACATATCGGTCTCAACAAATGTGCCATCAAGATAGCGTGCACCTGATTCGCTGGTGGTCGCCAAGGTTGGCAAAATTGAGATTTCAACTAAGCCCGCTGCGGTCTCGTTGGCCAGAATTAATTCGCCAACTCCATTACAAATTGCCACGCCATCAGCGATCGATTCGATCACCGTGCCCAGCCGTTGGCGTTCGCGCTGGCTTTCTTCGTATAAACGGGTGTTGGCAATTGCAATGCCAATTTGCGAACCCATCGACACCAGCGAAGGCCAATCGATATTATTCGAGAGCGTTTGATAATTGCCATACAACACCAAAACCCCGACGATTGTGCCACCAGCCAGCAAAGGCATGGCGGCGCGACCCATAATATCCTCACCCTGATCGCTGGTGCTAATCACGGGGCGCAAGGTTGGCTGGCCATAATAGACCACATCTTCCAAAACGCTGTTGGCTTGGCTCGAACCAAGTAGCAAGGCTTCACGCTGCGGGAGTTGATGTTGCGCGGCTAAAGTCATGCTGCGGCCACCAGGCGAGGCCAAACAAATCGCCCCACCATTGGCGCTAACCACCTCAATTACCACCAACAAGGCAACATTTAACAGGTCGGGCAAGTCGGAAGAGGTGCTAATCGCGGTGACGACAGCATCGAGGGCGGCTAAACGGCGGCGTTGGCTACGGGCATCGGCCTGTTGACGCACCAGCTGCAACAGCGAACCAAGCTGATCGAGGGTTGGTTGCAACCAAACTGCCGAGTTAGCATTGATGCTGGGTTTGCTACTGAAAAACTCAATCACGCCGCTGGGCCGCCCATTGCCGCCAAGCGTGAAACCGGTTACTTGAAACGAAATTGGCAGCAGCGCTCGCCAGCGATTGAATAAGGCCTCGCGGCGGCGACCCAATGCGCCAAACATGCTGCGATATTCGTCGGCGTTGCGGGCGCTGATCGCATGGCCTTCGCTGACCACGCGCCCAGCTAGTGCCTCGCCGCTACGCACTTGCAAGGCACTTAAGGCCTCGCGATCGTCAGCACTAAAATCTTCGTGGTTGGCATTATTGAAGTGGCTTAGTAGGTAACGATGTGAAGTAGGACTATAAAACCACACTGCAATGGCATCAACAGCTAAAACCTGGCGCAATTTGGCACTGGCAGCGGTTATCAATCGCGCTGGATCATCAACATTCATAATATCGTTCATGACCCGTGAGAGCGCTAGGAGCCGCGCTTGAATCCGTTTGCTGCGCATTGTTTGGAGCTGTTGATGGCCGCGTTGCCGTGATCGTTCAGTCATCGCCGCTGTTCCTCATCCCACGCAATGTTCCACGCGACTGCTCGCCGTAAACCATCGGCTAAAGCAACTTGGGGCGTGTAACCCAAGAGTTGGCGTGCTCGCCCGATGTTGGCCACATAGTAGGTCACTTCACCAGCGAGTTTTGACGGTTGCACGTTAATCGTTGCTTCAATTTGCAGAGCCTCGGCGATCAATTCGGCCATACGAACCAAGGTATTGCCTTCACCATAGGCTAAATTAAAGGTCTGATTGGCAACTTGGCCACTGACAATCCGCTCGATTCCGCGCACAATCCCATCGACACAATCATCGACATAGGTGAAATCGAGGGTTTTTTCACGCCCAAAGACGGTCACAGGTTGGCCGTCGCGCATGCGGCGAATGAACAAGGGAATTACCCGCTCCATGCGTTCGATGTCGTTATCGTAGCGCCCATAAACATTCGAGAAACGAAAAACCAAATAGGGCAAGTTGTAACATCGGGCATAGGAATAGATAAATGCTTCGCCGCTGATTTTTGAGGCCGAATAGGGGCTTTCGGTATAGACGAAATCGGCTTGGGCTTCTTCGGTTAAGTAGCGATGAATATCACCATAGACTTCGCGTGATGAGCTAAAAATGATTGGCACTTGTTGATGGCGACAGTATTCCAATACGTTGTAGGTGGTCATCACATTTTCCAACGCTCGATGGGGGTAGGTTACTAGTTCATGAACTTTGGCATTGGCCGCCAAATGCACCACAACATCAGGCTTAGGGTAAGGCACGCCGCCTATGCCGCCTTGGAAATCGCGGTAGGGTGCGCCAAGATCCTGAATCACATACTCAAAGGCTTTTGTCCACGTGTTGACCCGTTGATCAACCCCAAACACTTCATGGCCATCTGCGAGAAGGCGTAGCGCCAAATTGGTGCCAATCTGCCCACTGGAACCTGTGATCAAAACCAACACGGGAGACTCCTTGATTAGTATGTCGTGGCTGCGATTATAGCATGCGGATTTGCATAGGTGGAATGTGCCAGCCCACTGCACAAATAGCTTAATTAATTACCCTAATTATATTTTCTCCTGTATTTGAGAAAGGATCAATCGACGATCATGGTAATTTTGTTAGATTTCGCTTAAATAAAAACCGCCCAGATGGGCGGAAGCTACCTACCAGTTATTAAGATTAAGCTTGTGTTGACATTTGACCTTGTTCAAATGCAACCACTGGCTGCACCAGAATATTACCAAATGTGGGAGGTACGGCATTCCCGACGACACGATACTTTGCTGATAACGGGCCATCAACCTCCATATGATCAGGCAACCCTTGGATTGCACGACATTCTTTCCAAGATAAACGCCTGTTAATATCTCCTTGCAAAGTCCAAGTATCTTTGTAAAGATATCTCATTGGCTCCCCAGAAGGGTGAAGAGGTACATGATGAGAATCAGCAACGATAGTGTAGCTAGGCTTATTCCAATCACGCTTGCGATTACGGGTTAAGTAATGTCCATGAAAAGGGTATTCACAAATATCATCATTCTCGAAAGGTTGATTTACAACATCTGCAAGAGTTTGAATTGGGTGCTTACCAACTCCATGTGTTGGTTCAGGGAAAGCATAATCAAAACCAACATCATTCCGCACACCCACAAGAAAAATCCGTTTTCGTGTTTGGGCAACACCAAAGTCACTCGCATCAAGGAGCTTATAGGTTATGGTATAGCCTAAACTATTAAAGGCTTCAAGCTGTTGATTTAAAAACCAGCCATTGTTGGCAGATATCATACCACGAACATTCTCAATAAAAATATAACGGGGATTAATTTCTCTTACTGCCCGCAAGTATTGCTTATAAAGGAAATTTGTTTCGTTTTGAATCAAATCTCGTTGATTTTGTCCCCTAGCACGGCGACGAGCA
This portion of the Herpetosiphon gulosus genome encodes:
- a CDS encoding NAD-dependent epimerase/dehydratase family protein, which codes for MLVLITGSSGQIGTNLALRLLADGHEVFGVDQRVNTWTKAFEYVIQDLGAPYRDFQGGIGGVPYPKPDVVVHLAANAKVHELVTYPHRALENVMTTYNVLEYCRHQQVPIIFSSSREVYGDIHRYLTEEAQADFVYTESPYSASKISGEAFIYSYARCYNLPYLVFRFSNVYGRYDNDIERMERVIPLFIRRMRDGQPVTVFGREKTLDFTYVDDCVDGIVRGIERIVSGQVANQTFNLAYGEGNTLVRMAELIAEALQIEATINVQPSKLAGEVTYYVANIGRARQLLGYTPQVALADGLRRAVAWNIAWDEEQRR
- a CDS encoding YgaP-like transmembrane domain, which translates into the protein MATEKNVHQTERLLSVASGSALVAFGIMRRHLPVSLVAIAGGAPLLWRGLTGHCPAYSALNINTAEPTTEAMWSKPAAPATPRIPIPTNHTNADQAGVDQAKAISVEQTITVDQPVAEVFRFWGNFENLPKFMHYLNSVKMFQNGTSHWEAKAPLGLSISWDAEIADAKLNEYIAWRSLPNSTLPNQGRVEFNALSDEQTEVRVQLDYQPPAGAVGEAVAKLFGNDPQKAIAEDLERFRKVIENEEERTAVKANAVGEQPNANDPEYSDKLKVEAKTNKEESLENEDKAVDTSFPASDPPATW
- the dcm gene encoding DNA (cytosine-5-)-methyltransferase, translating into MPTAVSLFSGCGGFDWGAQQAGVDIIWANDVDPRAVSAYQSVFPNVPVVLDDIANINEFPQADIIIGCYPCTGFSLAARRRARGQNQRDLIQNETNFLYKQYLRAVREINPRYIFIENVRGMISANNGWFLNQQLEAFNSLGYTITYKLLDASDFGVAQTRKRIFLVGVRNDVGFDYAFPEPTHGVGKHPIQTLADVVNQPFENDDICEYPFHGHYLTRNRKRDWNKPSYTIVADSHHVPLHPSGEPMRYLYKDTWTLQGDINRRLSWKECRAIQGLPDHMEVDGPLSAKYRVVGNAVPPTFGNILVQPVVAFEQGQMSTQA
- a CDS encoding cyclic nucleotide-binding domain-containing protein, which codes for MNSSVIAVLRRVDIFAGLSDLELSQIAQLCKVAKAKKGQIIFREDSDGDDLYVVHDGAVEIQVQTRGSDGQQRLSTINTAYEGQAFGEIAMLGGGSRSATAVASMNPTTLLVINGPELSTLCDTNTAIGYRIMRNFINDMIYKLRSASLLLRGHIKWQDNQLSQID
- a CDS encoding ATP-binding protein; amino-acid sequence: MTERSRQRGHQQLQTMRSKRIQARLLALSRVMNDIMNVDDPARLITAASAKLRQVLAVDAIAVWFYSPTSHRYLLSHFNNANHEDFSADDREALSALQVRSGEALAGRVVSEGHAISARNADEYRSMFGALGRRREALFNRWRALLPISFQVTGFTLGGNGRPSGVIEFFSSKPSINANSAVWLQPTLDQLGSLLQLVRQQADARSQRRRLAALDAVVTAISTSSDLPDLLNVALLVVIEVVSANGGAICLASPGGRSMTLAAQHQLPQREALLLGSSQANSVLEDVVYYGQPTLRPVISTSDQGEDIMGRAAMPLLAGGTIVGVLVLYGNYQTLSNNIDWPSLVSMGSQIGIAIANTRLYEESQRERQRLGTVIESIADGVAICNGVGELILANETAAGLVEISILPTLATTSESGARYLDGTFVETDMLPFARALAGEVFRDYRLIVPGSQDQDVVLSFSGAPLRRSVLIDSTETSFDGAVIVFRDITEQRRLEEAKDEFLAVAAHELRSPLAAIKGYSDLLLRRELKQASEGRDLRGFITLSQQVNIMVQLVDNLLDVSRIDAERYTIQLDAVDLGILLDSVVTHARQTANNHTLHFEQLNPSVVYGDSLKLRQVATNFLTNAIRYSPQQTQIWVQVFSDEQFGYVQVDDQGPGIPQGQRERLFERYYRVPGIRRTGASTEGLGLGLYLCREIITLHNGRIWVDSAPSGGARFCIAIPRFIPEKHETNTTQTTLDLDAFLFSPQPGRRNDE